From one Bacillus sp. FJAT-42376 genomic stretch:
- the xerC gene encoding tyrosine recombinase XerC, producing the protein MENVKKSLILFVEYLQIEKNYSQYTIVNYTANIEEFSLFMKEEGIAGLDLVTYQDIRLYLTKLHQLKLARRTISKKISSLRSFYKFLNREKLLNDNPFSLVSMPKRDGRIPAFLYEKELELLFSVSDLSTPLGQRNQALLEMLYATGMRVSECSGLTRQDVDLFMGTVLVNGKGSKQRYVPFGSFAQDALELYLKDGREQLIQKSAGHDVIFVNNRGNPLKPGGIRHILNELVKKSSSNLHIHPHMFRHTFATHLLNEGADLRSVQELLGHSHLSSTQIYTHVSKDQLKKTYMSHHPRA; encoded by the coding sequence GTGGAAAATGTTAAGAAAAGTTTAATTTTGTTCGTAGAATATTTACAAATTGAGAAAAACTATTCACAATATACAATTGTGAATTACACTGCAAATATTGAAGAATTTTCCCTGTTTATGAAGGAAGAGGGGATTGCAGGTCTTGATCTTGTGACCTACCAGGATATTAGACTGTATTTGACCAAATTGCACCAGCTGAAACTGGCAAGGAGAACGATTTCAAAAAAGATTTCCAGTTTGCGAAGCTTTTATAAATTCCTGAATCGTGAAAAGCTGCTGAACGACAATCCGTTTTCACTCGTATCCATGCCAAAAAGAGATGGAAGAATACCGGCATTCCTTTATGAAAAGGAATTAGAGCTTTTATTCTCTGTATCCGATCTCAGCACACCGCTCGGCCAAAGAAACCAGGCATTGCTGGAAATGCTATATGCTACAGGCATGCGGGTCAGTGAATGTTCAGGTCTGACCAGACAGGATGTCGATCTGTTCATGGGAACGGTCCTTGTAAACGGAAAAGGCAGCAAGCAGCGGTACGTTCCATTTGGGAGCTTTGCCCAGGATGCATTGGAGCTGTATTTAAAAGATGGGCGGGAACAGCTTATTCAAAAATCAGCCGGTCATGATGTGATTTTTGTGAATAACCGGGGAAATCCGCTAAAACCTGGCGGCATCCGTCATATTTTAAATGAACTGGTAAAGAAATCTTCTTCAAACTTACATATTCATCCGCACATGTTCCGCCATACGTTTGCCACCCATCTTTTAAATGAGGGGGCAGACCTGCGGAGTGTTCAGGAGCTGCTGGGACATTCCCATCTGTCCTCCACCCAGATTTATACCCATGTTTCGAAGGATCAGCTGAAGAAGACATATATGTCCCACCATCCCAGAGCGTAG
- the hslV gene encoding ATP-dependent protease subunit HslV — MSEFHATTIFAIHHKDGYAMAGDGQVTFGNAVVMKHTARKVRRLFNGKVIAGFAGSVADAFTLFEMFEGRLEEYNGNLQRAAVELAKEWRSDKVLRRLEAMLIVMNKEDLLLISGTGEVIEPDDGILAIGSGGNYALSAGRALKRYSGESLTAKEIAEGALRIAGEICVYTNSNVIVEEL, encoded by the coding sequence ATGAGTGAATTCCATGCAACGACCATATTTGCTATTCATCATAAAGACGGGTATGCCATGGCTGGCGACGGACAGGTCACATTCGGCAATGCTGTTGTCATGAAACATACAGCAAGAAAAGTGCGCAGACTTTTTAACGGGAAAGTCATTGCCGGATTTGCCGGTTCAGTTGCGGATGCTTTTACCCTGTTTGAGATGTTTGAAGGCCGGCTTGAAGAATACAATGGCAATCTCCAGAGAGCGGCAGTAGAGCTCGCTAAAGAATGGAGAAGCGATAAAGTTCTGAGAAGACTGGAAGCCATGCTGATTGTCATGAACAAAGAAGATCTTCTTCTGATTTCCGGTACAGGCGAAGTGATTGAACCGGATGACGGGATTCTTGCGATCGGTTCAGGCGGCAATTATGCTCTTTCAGCAGGAAGAGCTTTAAAACGATACAGCGGCGAGAGCTTAACAGCAAAAGAAATTGCAGAAGGCGCACTCCGGATTGCCGGAGAGATTTGTGTATATACAAACAGCAATGTCATTGTAGAAGAGCTGTAG
- the hslU gene encoding HslU--HslV peptidase ATPase subunit, whose amino-acid sequence MMKNQLTPRQIVERLDQYIVGQNDAKRAVAVALRNRYRRSLLDESLKDEVVPKNILMIGPTGVGKTEIARRIAKLVGAPFIKVEATKFTEVGYVGRDVESMVRDLMESSIRIVKEEKMNEVKGAAEENANRRLVELLVPSRKKNQSNKNPFEMLFGGAQQQEQTSSYDDDSDLSERRKKIDHQLRMGELEDHYVTVDVEEQQPSMFDMLQGSGMEQMGMNMQDALSSFMPKKTKKRKLTVREARKVLQNEEAQKLIDMEEATQEAVSRAEQSGIIFIDEIDKIAKKNSGGGSADVSREGVQRDILPIVEGSTVVTKYGSVKTDHVLFIAAGAFHMAKPSDLIPELQGRFPIRVELTKLTTDDFVRILVEPDNALLKQYTALLETEGIKLEFSDDAIRKIAEVAYHVNQDTDNIGARRLHTILERLLEDLSFEAPDVTMDKITITPQYVEEKLGKIASNRDLSQFIL is encoded by the coding sequence ATGATGAAAAACCAATTAACCCCTCGACAAATTGTAGAACGGCTGGATCAGTATATTGTGGGTCAGAACGATGCGAAACGAGCTGTGGCGGTCGCCTTAAGAAACCGTTACCGCAGAAGCCTGCTCGATGAATCGCTGAAGGATGAAGTAGTGCCGAAAAATATTTTAATGATCGGTCCTACCGGAGTAGGAAAGACAGAAATTGCAAGGCGGATTGCTAAACTGGTCGGAGCTCCGTTCATTAAAGTGGAAGCAACAAAGTTTACAGAAGTTGGATATGTCGGCCGGGATGTGGAATCGATGGTCAGAGATCTGATGGAGAGTTCGATCCGGATTGTAAAAGAAGAAAAAATGAACGAGGTTAAAGGTGCAGCAGAAGAAAATGCCAACAGACGCCTCGTTGAACTGCTAGTCCCTTCCAGGAAAAAGAACCAAAGCAATAAAAATCCTTTTGAAATGCTTTTCGGAGGCGCCCAGCAGCAAGAGCAGACATCTTCATATGATGATGATTCGGATTTAAGCGAGAGAAGGAAAAAAATCGATCATCAGCTCAGAATGGGAGAACTTGAAGATCATTATGTCACAGTGGATGTGGAAGAGCAGCAGCCATCCATGTTTGATATGCTTCAAGGCTCGGGTATGGAACAGATGGGCATGAACATGCAGGATGCCCTCAGCAGTTTTATGCCGAAAAAGACGAAGAAGCGGAAGCTTACCGTTAGAGAAGCGAGAAAGGTTCTCCAGAATGAAGAAGCCCAAAAGCTGATTGATATGGAGGAAGCAACACAGGAAGCCGTATCCCGCGCCGAACAGTCTGGCATTATTTTTATTGACGAGATTGACAAAATTGCAAAGAAAAACAGCGGCGGAGGTTCTGCCGATGTCTCAAGAGAAGGCGTCCAGAGAGATATTCTCCCGATTGTTGAGGGATCGACAGTCGTGACCAAATATGGTTCAGTTAAAACGGATCATGTTCTTTTCATTGCAGCGGGAGCCTTTCATATGGCAAAGCCATCTGACCTCATTCCGGAGCTCCAGGGGAGATTCCCGATTCGTGTTGAACTCACCAAACTGACAACTGATGATTTTGTCCGGATTCTAGTTGAACCTGATAACGCCCTCCTAAAGCAATATACTGCTTTACTTGAAACGGAAGGTATAAAACTTGAATTTTCAGACGATGCTATTCGTAAGATTGCGGAAGTTGCCTACCATGTTAACCAGGACACAGATAATATTGGAGCCAGAAGACTACATACCATCTTGGAGAGACTTCTTGAGGATTTATCCTTTGAAGCTCCGGATGTGACGATGGATAAAATTACCATAACACCGCAATACGTGGAAGAAAAGCTGGGGAAAATCGCTAGCAACAGAGATTTAAGCCAATTTATCTTATAG
- the codY gene encoding GTP-sensing pleiotropic transcriptional regulator CodY, producing MALLEKTRTINAMLQKAAGKPVNFKEMSEILSEVIEANIFIVSRRGKLLGFAINQQIEHERMKQMLEDRQFPEEYTKNLFKVSETSSNLDVFSEYTAFPVENRDLFKNGLTTIVPIIGGGERLGTLILARLEAQFEDDDLILAEYGATVVGMEILREKAEEIEVEARSKAVVQMAISSLSYSELEAIEHIFEELNGNEGLLVASKIADRVGITRSVIVNALRKLESAGVIESRSLGMKGTYIKVLNDKFLIELERLKSN from the coding sequence ATGGCTTTACTAGAGAAAACAAGAACCATCAATGCAATGCTACAAAAGGCAGCAGGAAAGCCTGTTAACTTTAAAGAAATGTCTGAGATTCTGAGTGAAGTAATCGAAGCCAATATCTTTATTGTCAGCAGAAGAGGAAAACTGCTCGGCTTTGCTATTAATCAGCAAATCGAGCACGAACGCATGAAACAAATGCTGGAAGACCGACAGTTTCCTGAAGAATATACCAAAAATCTCTTCAAGGTTTCTGAAACGTCCTCCAATCTGGATGTATTCAGCGAATATACGGCTTTCCCAGTTGAAAACCGTGACCTGTTTAAAAATGGACTTACCACCATCGTACCGATTATCGGAGGAGGAGAGCGTCTCGGAACGCTTATCCTGGCCCGTCTGGAAGCACAATTTGAAGATGATGATCTCATTTTGGCAGAATACGGAGCAACGGTCGTAGGTATGGAAATACTAAGAGAAAAAGCGGAGGAAATTGAAGTTGAGGCGAGAAGCAAGGCAGTTGTGCAAATGGCCATCAGCTCTTTATCCTATAGTGAACTGGAAGCTATTGAACATATTTTTGAGGAACTTAACGGAAACGAAGGCCTTTTAGTCGCAAGTAAAATTGCTGACAGGGTTGGAATTACCCGATCCGTGATCGTCAATGCACTTCGCAAGCTGGAGAGTGCCGGCGTGATCGAATCACGTTCCCTTGGGATGAAAGGAACATACATTAAAGTACTCAACGACAAATTCCTCATTGAATTGGAACGGTTAAAATCAAATTAA
- the flgB gene encoding flagellar basal body rod protein FlgB yields MLFSNTISSLETALKTSNIQQKVISNNIANADTPGFKAKQVSFHHVLQGEMEAIKAARTDARHFEFTNSSDAGPAISSKNSSYHPNGNSVDIDQEMSDLAKNQIQYNALVDRLNGKFKSLQTVLTGGR; encoded by the coding sequence ATGCTTTTTTCAAATACAATCTCTTCTCTTGAAACGGCACTAAAAACGTCCAATATACAGCAAAAAGTTATCTCTAATAACATTGCGAACGCGGACACCCCGGGTTTTAAAGCAAAGCAGGTTTCATTTCATCATGTTCTTCAAGGGGAGATGGAAGCTATTAAAGCAGCCAGAACGGACGCAAGACATTTTGAATTTACCAACTCTTCTGATGCAGGCCCGGCGATCAGCAGCAAGAATAGCTCCTATCATCCCAATGGGAACAGTGTAGACATTGATCAGGAGATGTCGGATCTTGCTAAAAATCAAATTCAATATAATGCGCTTGTCGATCGGTTAAACGGAAAGTTTAAATCCCTTCAGACGGTTTTAACGGGAGGGAGATAG
- the flgC gene encoding flagellar basal body rod protein FlgC, with protein MSIFNSLNTSASALTAQRLRMDVVSSNIANAETTRGKLVDGKWQPYQRKLVEIKERDSFSSMFSTARNGMAGSGVQVTQISDDKTPFKLVYDPAHPDADVQGYVKLPNVDPLKEMTDLISSSRSYEANVTVFNASKSMLLKALEIGK; from the coding sequence ATGTCTATATTTAACAGTTTAAACACTTCAGCTTCAGCCCTGACGGCCCAGCGCCTTCGAATGGATGTTGTGTCTTCGAATATTGCAAACGCTGAAACAACGAGAGGGAAACTTGTGGATGGCAAATGGCAGCCGTACCAGAGAAAACTAGTGGAAATAAAAGAGAGGGACAGTTTTTCAAGTATGTTCAGTACAGCCAGGAATGGGATGGCGGGAAGCGGCGTTCAAGTCACACAAATCAGCGATGACAAAACGCCTTTTAAACTCGTGTATGACCCTGCGCATCCCGACGCGGATGTTCAAGGATATGTGAAATTGCCAAATGTAGATCCCTTGAAAGAGATGACAGACCTCATTAGCAGCTCCCGTTCTTACGAGGCGAACGTTACCGTTTTTAATGCATCAAAAAGTATGCTGCTAAAAGCTTTAGAAATTGGAAAGTAG
- the fliE gene encoding flagellar hook-basal body complex protein FliE yields the protein MMNGITPLSMQGINSLPEPAGSSAKPQVSQFGDMLKSALNEVNRAQVESDKMTGALAKGQNIELQDVMIAAEKASITLLSAVEMRNKAIEAYQEIMRMQM from the coding sequence ATGATGAATGGAATTACACCTTTATCCATGCAGGGGATAAACAGCCTTCCTGAGCCGGCAGGTTCTTCTGCAAAACCTCAGGTAAGCCAGTTTGGCGATATGCTGAAGAGTGCCTTAAATGAGGTAAACAGAGCCCAAGTGGAATCGGACAAAATGACGGGGGCATTGGCTAAAGGCCAGAACATTGAACTTCAGGACGTGATGATTGCGGCCGAGAAAGCGAGTATCACTTTATTATCGGCGGTAGAAATGAGGAACAAGGCCATTGAAGCATATCAGGAAATAATGCGCATGCAAATGTAG
- the fliF gene encoding flagellar basal-body MS-ring/collar protein FliF yields the protein MNQKLREIGEKVLQFWRGKSKGQKGMMIGSFLAAVIILSVLAFFLSRPNLVPLYKDLTLEESGQIKETIDGRGIQSEIADNGTTILVPAEMVNSLKVDLAAEGLPETGTIDYSFFGQNVGFGMTDKEFDVLKLKATQTELSNLIRGIEGVKDASVMINMPQETVFVGEEAEQASASIVVTMNPGSKLDQSRVEALYHLVSKSVPNLPADNIVIMDDHFNYFDQNKENDPAVSNYATQHDIKMGIERDLQQQVQKMLGTMIGQDKVVVSVTTDLDFTQENREENLVEPVDKENMQGIQVSAERITEAYTGDGASAAGGTAGTSEGDVPNYQQSAQNGNGNYERNEERINNEVNRIKKQIVESPYKIRDLGIQVMVEPPNPKNPGSIPQGRVDDIKQMLSTIVRTSINKDANAQPISDQDIESKIVVSVQPFAGKLQTLQDTPSAGIPVWVYIGGGVLLAVILLLIFLLFRKRGREEEEYEEEIVTIPLNVPDVNEEMESEGTLRRKQLEKLAKEKPEDFAKLLRTWLSEE from the coding sequence ATGAATCAAAAGCTTAGAGAAATAGGTGAGAAAGTCCTTCAGTTCTGGAGGGGGAAATCAAAAGGTCAAAAGGGAATGATGATCGGCAGTTTTTTGGCGGCGGTGATCATCCTGTCTGTATTGGCATTCTTTTTATCGAGGCCGAATCTCGTGCCTTTATATAAAGATCTTACACTTGAAGAATCCGGCCAGATCAAAGAAACAATTGATGGCAGGGGCATCCAATCCGAAATTGCCGACAATGGGACAACGATCCTCGTTCCCGCCGAAATGGTGAACAGTTTGAAAGTCGACCTGGCAGCAGAAGGGCTCCCGGAAACAGGAACCATTGATTACTCCTTTTTCGGGCAAAATGTCGGGTTTGGAATGACGGATAAGGAATTTGATGTTTTAAAACTAAAAGCCACACAAACAGAACTTTCCAACCTTATAAGAGGGATTGAGGGAGTCAAAGACGCAAGTGTCATGATCAACATGCCGCAGGAAACCGTATTTGTAGGGGAAGAAGCAGAACAGGCATCTGCATCCATTGTGGTAACAATGAATCCGGGCAGCAAATTGGATCAGTCAAGAGTTGAAGCTCTTTACCACCTTGTATCCAAAAGCGTTCCGAACCTCCCTGCGGATAATATCGTCATTATGGATGATCATTTTAATTACTTTGATCAGAATAAGGAAAATGATCCTGCGGTCAGCAATTATGCGACTCAGCATGATATAAAAATGGGTATCGAACGGGATCTGCAGCAGCAGGTTCAGAAAATGCTCGGTACTATGATTGGCCAGGATAAAGTAGTGGTGTCGGTCACAACGGACCTTGACTTCACACAGGAAAACCGTGAAGAAAATTTAGTCGAGCCCGTGGATAAAGAAAACATGCAGGGAATCCAGGTCAGTGCTGAAAGGATTACTGAAGCGTATACAGGTGACGGAGCCAGCGCAGCAGGCGGAACAGCCGGCACCAGTGAAGGCGATGTGCCAAACTATCAGCAATCTGCCCAAAACGGAAACGGCAATTATGAGCGGAATGAAGAACGGATCAATAACGAAGTAAACCGCATTAAAAAGCAAATTGTTGAAAGTCCTTACAAAATCAGAGATTTGGGAATCCAGGTGATGGTTGAGCCGCCGAATCCTAAAAATCCAGGATCCATTCCACAGGGGCGGGTCGACGATATAAAGCAAATGCTTTCAACGATTGTAAGAACATCGATCAACAAGGATGCAAATGCACAGCCGATATCCGATCAGGATATTGAAAGTAAAATTGTCGTGTCTGTACAGCCTTTCGCAGGTAAACTGCAGACGCTGCAGGATACACCATCAGCCGGAATTCCTGTCTGGGTGTATATTGGCGGAGGAGTGCTCCTTGCTGTCATACTATTGCTCATTTTCCTTCTCTTCAGAAAAAGAGGCCGGGAAGAAGAGGAGTATGAAGAAGAGATTGTCACGATTCCACTCAATGTGCCGGATGTAAATGAGGAGATGGAATCAGAAGGAACGCTGCGCCGCAAGCAGCTTGAAAAACTGGCAAAAGAAAAGCCGGAAGATTTCGCTAAGCTGCTTAGAACCTGGCTATCGGAAGAATAA
- the fliG gene encoding flagellar motor switch protein FliG: protein MVRRDHTKLSGKQKAAILLISMGPDVSASVYKHLSEEEIERLTLEISGVRTVDSSKKEEIVEEFHEIAMAQDFITSGGIAYAKEVLQRALGEDRATSIISRLTSTLQVKPFDFARKAEPAQILNFIQNEHPQTISLILSYLDPVQAGQILSELPQEVQADIARRIAVMDRTSPEIINEVEQILEKKLSSAFTQDYTQTGGVEAVVEVLNGVDRSTEKTILDALEIQDPELAEEIKKRMFVFEDIVTLDNRAIQRVIRDVDNEDLKLSLKVASEDVREIVFKNMSTRMAETFREEMEYMGPVRLRDVEESQSRIVSVIRRLEENGEIVIARGGGDDIIV, encoded by the coding sequence ATGGTAAGAAGAGATCATACTAAACTATCTGGGAAACAAAAAGCTGCCATCCTCCTTATTTCAATGGGACCCGATGTATCCGCTTCTGTCTATAAGCATTTATCCGAAGAAGAAATCGAACGGCTCACACTGGAAATTTCAGGTGTGCGTACGGTCGACTCCTCTAAAAAAGAAGAAATCGTGGAGGAATTCCACGAGATTGCCATGGCACAGGATTTTATTACTTCAGGGGGCATTGCTTACGCAAAAGAAGTGCTTCAGAGGGCATTGGGGGAGGATAGGGCAACATCCATTATCAGCAGGCTTACTTCTACACTTCAAGTGAAGCCGTTTGATTTTGCCAGAAAAGCAGAACCGGCCCAAATCCTTAATTTTATTCAAAATGAGCACCCCCAAACGATATCCTTAATTCTTTCCTATTTAGATCCTGTACAGGCTGGACAGATTCTATCCGAACTGCCTCAGGAAGTCCAAGCAGATATTGCACGCCGAATTGCTGTCATGGACAGAACCTCACCTGAAATCATCAATGAGGTTGAGCAGATCCTTGAGAAAAAACTATCCTCAGCCTTTACGCAGGACTACACACAGACTGGCGGAGTGGAAGCGGTTGTGGAAGTGCTGAACGGAGTGGACAGAAGCACGGAAAAAACCATTCTGGATGCTCTTGAAATTCAGGATCCTGAACTAGCAGAAGAAATTAAGAAACGCATGTTTGTATTCGAAGATATTGTTACTCTTGATAACCGGGCTATACAGCGTGTGATCCGAGACGTCGATAACGAAGATCTTAAGCTGTCCCTTAAAGTCGCGAGTGAGGATGTCAGAGAAATTGTCTTTAAAAACATGTCCACCAGAATGGCAGAGACATTCCGTGAAGAAATGGAATATATGGGCCCTGTCCGTTTAAGAGATGTGGAAGAGTCACAATCCAGAATTGTCAGTGTGATTCGCAGACTCGAAGAAAACGGAGAAATCGTTATTGCCCGCGGCGGAGGAGACGATATTATTGTCTAG
- the fliH gene encoding flagellar assembly protein FliH, which produces MSRLIKSRSAVKPVQAAAIVPIINMNEIDHLTYEEAESEQLRNARKMSELIISKARAEEETILQSIESAKQSFEQEKLILAEKAREAGYQEGLQYGRDDGFHQVSAQIQQANSLVESSRADYLEKLESAEETIVRLAAKMAEKIIASALDEKPALMKEMVKQLLREVKDYDEIKIFIHPDRYEFVRSQKEELKQLLTNEQELFLYMDESLSPFDCFVESSFGRIDASVDTQLKQLEKQLLERLGEEESS; this is translated from the coding sequence TTGTCTAGGCTGATAAAATCACGTTCTGCGGTTAAGCCCGTTCAGGCGGCTGCCATTGTCCCGATTATCAATATGAATGAAATCGATCATCTGACTTATGAAGAAGCAGAATCCGAACAGCTTAGAAATGCCAGAAAAATGAGCGAGCTGATAATCAGTAAGGCTAGAGCTGAAGAGGAAACGATTCTTCAGTCCATCGAGTCGGCCAAACAGAGCTTTGAGCAGGAGAAACTCATTTTAGCAGAAAAGGCAAGAGAAGCTGGCTATCAGGAAGGACTGCAATATGGCAGGGATGATGGATTCCATCAAGTCTCAGCTCAGATTCAGCAGGCGAACAGTCTCGTTGAATCTTCACGTGCTGATTACCTGGAAAAACTTGAGTCGGCTGAAGAAACCATTGTCAGGCTGGCAGCAAAAATGGCAGAAAAAATTATCGCTTCTGCTTTGGATGAGAAACCTGCCCTCATGAAAGAAATGGTGAAACAGCTGCTGAGAGAAGTAAAAGATTATGATGAAATAAAAATATTTATTCACCCTGACCGCTACGAATTTGTCCGGTCACAGAAGGAAGAATTAAAACAGCTCTTAACAAATGAGCAGGAACTGTTTTTATATATGGACGAAAGCCTTTCTCCTTTTGATTGTTTCGTTGAAAGCTCATTCGGCAGAATTGATGCCTCCGTAGACACTCAGCTCAAACAGCTGGAAAAACAGCTGCTTGAAAGACTTGGAGAGGAAGAATCTTCATGA
- the fliI gene encoding flagellar protein export ATPase FliI → MNAADLLNTVEMLDSYKRYGKVKRVVGLMIESRGPASSIGDLCYIHTGAGKSKKIPAEVVGFKEENVLLMPFSPVSDISPGSIVEATKEPLRIRAGIPLIGSVLDALGKPLDDAALPKGLSNVPSDQSPPNPMKRPPIDEPMEVGVKVIDSLLTVGKGQRVGIFAGSGVGKSTLMGMIARNTKADLNVIALVGERGREVREFIERDLGPEGLKRSIVVVATSDQPALMRMKAAYTATAIAEYFRDTGRDVMLMMDSVTRVAMAQREIGLAIGEPPTTKGYTPSVFAILPKLLERTGTNEHGSITAFYTVLVDGDDMNEPIADTVRGILDGHYVLDRSLANKGQFPAINVLKSISRVMNHLVTPQHRHAAGKLREYLSAYLNAEDLISIGAYKRGSSEEIDEAIRLYPEILEFLKQEVHENVSFKESVEQLFMKMEMNHT, encoded by the coding sequence ATGAATGCCGCTGATTTGCTGAACACAGTAGAAATGCTTGATTCATATAAACGTTATGGAAAAGTGAAAAGGGTCGTCGGACTGATGATTGAATCCAGAGGGCCGGCGAGTTCGATAGGGGACCTTTGTTATATCCATACAGGAGCTGGAAAATCAAAAAAGATCCCTGCAGAAGTAGTGGGATTTAAAGAAGAAAATGTGCTGCTGATGCCGTTTTCTCCTGTATCCGATATCTCTCCCGGCAGTATCGTGGAGGCCACAAAAGAACCGCTTCGGATCCGAGCGGGAATCCCTTTAATCGGTTCAGTCTTGGATGCCCTCGGGAAGCCGCTTGATGATGCAGCCCTTCCGAAAGGATTGTCCAATGTTCCATCTGACCAGTCTCCTCCTAATCCCATGAAAAGGCCTCCGATTGATGAACCCATGGAAGTGGGAGTGAAAGTAATTGACTCCCTGCTGACAGTTGGAAAAGGACAAAGAGTGGGCATTTTTGCCGGAAGCGGTGTTGGAAAAAGTACGCTGATGGGAATGATTGCAAGAAATACGAAAGCAGATTTAAATGTAATCGCACTAGTCGGGGAACGTGGAAGGGAAGTAAGGGAGTTTATTGAACGGGACCTCGGGCCGGAGGGGCTAAAACGATCCATAGTTGTTGTAGCAACATCCGATCAGCCTGCTCTAATGAGAATGAAAGCAGCCTATACAGCGACAGCCATTGCAGAGTATTTTCGTGATACCGGACGGGACGTTATGCTGATGATGGATTCGGTAACACGGGTTGCGATGGCGCAGCGGGAAATCGGCCTTGCGATCGGAGAGCCTCCGACGACAAAAGGGTACACGCCTTCTGTCTTCGCTATTTTGCCCAAGCTTCTTGAAAGAACAGGAACGAACGAACACGGCTCCATAACAGCATTTTACACGGTGCTCGTGGACGGGGACGATATGAATGAGCCTATTGCCGATACTGTAAGGGGAATTTTGGATGGGCATTATGTGCTTGACCGCTCACTGGCCAACAAAGGCCAGTTCCCGGCGATCAACGTATTAAAGAGCATCAGCCGGGTTATGAATCATCTCGTAACACCACAGCACAGACATGCTGCCGGTAAATTGCGGGAATATCTATCAGCCTACTTGAATGCAGAAGATTTGATCAGCATTGGGGCTTATAAGCGAGGGTCGTCAGAGGAGATTGATGAGGCAATCCGATTATATCCGGAGATTCTTGAGTTTTTAAAACAGGAAGTTCATGAGAATGTCTCATTTAAAGAGAGTGTGGAACAGCTATTTATGAAAATGGAGATGAATCATACTTGA
- the fliJ gene encoding flagellar export protein FliJ — protein MEYTFRFQKILELKENEKDLRLTEYNRSVKDFETAAEKLYESMKKKEVLEENTKKQLKNGMAVQAIRHYQQFVTNLDRTIEYYQKLVMISRNNMKEKQEVLMESNSEVRKFEKMKERHNELNREIEKQNDSRSMDDLSIRSYMYREI, from the coding sequence ATGGAATACACGTTCCGTTTCCAAAAAATATTGGAACTGAAGGAAAACGAAAAAGACTTGAGGCTAACTGAATACAATCGTTCTGTAAAGGATTTTGAAACTGCAGCGGAAAAATTGTACGAATCTATGAAAAAAAAGGAAGTTCTTGAGGAAAACACAAAAAAACAGCTGAAGAACGGAATGGCTGTTCAGGCAATCAGGCATTACCAGCAGTTTGTCACGAATCTGGACCGGACCATTGAATACTATCAAAAACTCGTGATGATCAGCCGGAATAACATGAAAGAAAAACAGGAAGTCCTGATGGAGAGCAATTCTGAAGTCAGGAAGTTTGAAAAAATGAAAGAACGCCATAACGAACTCAATCGTGAAATTGAGAAACAAAATGACTCAAGGAGCATGGATGATTTATCCATTAGATCATACATGTACCGGGAAATCTAG